One window of Trichoderma breve strain T069 chromosome 3, whole genome shotgun sequence genomic DNA carries:
- a CDS encoding TLC domain-containing protein, with protein sequence MGDKIDDTADDYVGYANDPKGIPTIKSTLKDPMIPIELPVRDNVHEVVMRYRSRTIPCRTVKQTLVDSQTPVAINLLALLFLSHLIIPKSRVYTRPFFELSYYNPDTGLYANGGNDQYFIAFFVVLFTGLRHAIMSFVLCPLARRGGISKKKDVARFSEQAWNIIHYSVFWPLGLYIWYTSPYYLNMTELWTGWPSREISGTMKFYFLTQLAFWLQQMLVVHIEKQRKDYWLTIVHHFATIWLVTASYSYHFTRVGNLTLIIMDVVDLIFPLAKCAKYLGYRKLCDCLFGVFVVIWLTTRHVFFLMSTTGWTLLEPFHSPQGMICANSSIFFGFFTFLIALQGLMVIWSYAILKVAVRVLSGKNADDIRSDVGEDEMTEFEGRDPVEFENFDYWARVVYEAKSEPKVLLAEKEKMMRKGKETQADKGGLNGWECHHRRTHAISSGLYLHGQNEHKELLNRLDAQRRWTT encoded by the exons ATGGGCGATAAGATAGATGACACGGCGGACGACTATGTCGGCTATGCCAACGACCCCAAGGGCATTCCAACAATAAAATCTACCCTCAAGGATCCCATGATCCCCATCGAGCTGCCTGTCCGCGACAATGTGCACGAGGTTGTCATGAGGTATAGGAGCCGGACAATCCCATGCCGCACTGTCAAGCAGACGCTGGTCGATAGTCAAACCC CCGTTGCAATTAATCTCTTGGCCCTCCTCTTTCTTAGCCACTTGATCATCCCCAAATCTCGAGTCTACACGAGGCCCTTCTTCGAGCTCTCCTACTACAACCCCGACACTGGACTGTATGCAAACGGCGGAAACGACCAGTATTTCATCGCATTTTTTGTCGTCCTCTTCACTGGTCTGCGCCATGCTATTATGAGCTTTGTCCTTTGCCCTCTGGCGCGACGTGgcggcatctccaagaagaaagacgTGGCTCGTTTTTCTGAACAGGCATGGAACATTATCCACTACTCCGTCTTTTGGCCACTTGGTCTT TACATCTGGTATACCTCTCCCTACTATCTCAACATGACCGAGCTCTGGACCGGCTGGCCCAGCCGCGAGATTAGCGGAACCATGAAGTTCTACTTTCTTACGCAGCTGGCATTTTGGCTTCAACAAATGCTCGTCGTCCACATTGAGAAGCAGCGCAAGGACTACTGGTTGACAATTGTTCATCACTTTGCCACCATTTGGCTGGTTACCGcctcgtactcgtaccatTTCACGCGTGTTGGCAACCTgactctcatcatcatggatgTTGTCGATCTCATCTTTCCA TTGGCCAAGTGCGCCAAATATCTAGGCTACAGAAAGCTCTGCGACTGCCtctttggcgtctttgtcGTCATCTGGCTCACAACTCGCCACGTATTCTTCCTCATG TCTACCACCGGATGGACTCTACTCGAGCCATTTCACTCGCCACAAGGCATGATTtgtgccaacagcagcatcttcttcggcttctttaCGTTCCTCATTGCTCTACAGGGCCTCATGGTGATTTGGTCCTACGCCATTCTCAAGGTCGCAGTGCGAGTCCTCAGCGGCAAGAACGCCGACGATATTCGTAGCGACGTCGGCGAGGACGAGATGACCGAGTTTGAGGGCAGAGACCCGGTGGAGTTTGAGAACTTCGATTACTGGGCCCGGGTTGTGTACGAGGCCAAATCAGAGCccaaggtgctgctggcagaaaaggaaaaaatgatgagaaaaggaaaggaaacgCAGGCGGACAAAGGCGGTCTAAATGGTTGGGAGTGCCACCATAGACGCACACACGCCATTTCGAGCGGTTTGTATCTGCATGGTCAGAATGAGCACAAGGAGCTTCTCAACCGGCTTGATGCCCAGCGTCGATGGACTACCTGA
- a CDS encoding pyridine nucleotide-disulfide oxidoreductase domain-containing protein, which produces MPQSSDSIANPLLHPLLFLYQLLQWIINRALAPYPPRESDQLTRPKIAIIGAGLTGVSAAAHCVGHGFDVTIFEAGSRDRLGGIWSRVNDTSGLQIHSVMYRFHPSVKWEGGYPNRKQIVDQIEQVWKNYNLDKKTKFGVKVKGLKQDDQGRWLVNNDPSLGHFDGLIAAIGTCGDAKMPHIPGMEKFKGEIYHSSDLTGKDAKDKHIAIIGGGASAVEALEFAFAAGASKVSILSRSDKWIIPRNMIVDTLLSLNIFGQETLFSFIPEFLLRKFFYRDLEDLAPTHDKGIFMGTPMVNSDVMDKLRQGKAEWVRGDILGFTSRGVTVNRRSRGVPKDGPGHEELIKADMVVMATGFKRPSLAILPDECFEEPYGPPNWYLQTFPPAHPSISAINSTFVEAIGTVGNWHIGIYTRILLMFLLDPLTRPSRWWMERWIDMTRTLKKFSPTGAFDFFTYLELVWWFVFCVAFNPFRWKWALFVFTGLGIGIPDAIIQQERKFMNGEGYKNRDEGVSF; this is translated from the exons atgcctcAAAGCTCGGATTCTATTGCGAATCCGCTCCTTCAtccgcttcttttcctctatCAGTTGCTGCAATGGATCATTAATAGAGCTCTTGCTCCGTATCCGCCTCGGGAAAGCGATCAATTGACGCGCCCAaagattgccatcatcggtGCTGGACTGACGGGAGTTTCGGCGGCTGCTCATTGCGTTGGCCATGGCTTTGACGTGACGATTTTTGAGGCTGGGTCGAGGGATCGACTTGGCGGCATTTGGAGC AGAGTCAATGACACATCTGGCCTCCAAATTCACTCCGTCATGTACCGCTTCCATCCCTCCGTCAAATGGGAGGGCGGCTATCCCAATCGCAAGCAAATCGTCGACCAAATCGAGCAAGTCTGGAAAAACTACAACTTGGATAAAAAGACAAAGTTTGGCGTCAAAGTCAAGGGCCTCAAGCAGGACGATCAAGGCCGGTGGCTTGTCAACAATGACCCTTCCCTTGGACACTTTGACGGCCTCATTGCGGCTATCGGAACTTGTGGTGATGCCAAGATGCCACATATCCCAGGCATGGAGAAGTTTAAAGGAGAGATTTACCACTCTAGTGATTTGACTGG GAAAGACGCCAAGGACAagcacatcgccatcatcggaGGAGGCGCGTCAGCCGTGGAAGCCCTCGAATTCGCCTTTGCCGCCGGAGCGTCCAAGGTCTCTATCCTCTCTCGATCAGACAAATGGATCATCCCACGAAACATGATTGTAGACACACTgctcagcctcaacatctttggccaagagactctcttttccttcatcCCCGAATTTCTCCTCCGCAAGTTCTTTTACCGAGATCTCGAAGACTTGGCTCCTACTCATGACAAAGGCATCTTCATGGGCACTCCAATGGTCAACTCCGACGTCATGGACAAGCTGCGTCAAGGCAAAGCTGAATGGGTTCGAGGCGATATCCTCGGCTTCACCAGCCGCGGAGTCACAGTTAACCGTCGTTCTCGAGGTGTGCCCAAAGACGGCCCCGGCCACGAAgagctcatcaaggccgACATGGTAGTCATGGCCACGGGCTTCAAGAGACCTTCACTGGCGATTCTCCCTGACGAATGTTTCGAAGAGCCGTACGGGCCGCCAAATTGGTATCTGCAGACATTCCCCCCTGCGCATCCGTCCATCTCAGCTATCAACTCGACTTTTGTTGAGGCCATTGGCACCGTTGGTAACTGGCACATTGGCATCTACACACGTATTCTCCTCATGTTCCTGCTGGACCCCCTGACGCGGCCGAGTCGGTGGTGGATGGAGCGCTGGATCGACATGACGCGCACGCTCAAGAAGTTTAGCCCAACCGGGGCATTCGACTTTTTCACGTACCTTGAGCTGGTCTGGTGGTTCGTGTTTTGCGTGGCGTTTAACCCGTTCCGCTGGAAGTGGGCGCTGTTTGTCTTTACCGGGCTGGGTATTGGGATTCCGGATGCTATTATACAGCAGGAGAGGAAGTTTATGAATGGGGAGGGATATAAGAATAGAGATGAGGGGGTTAGTTTTTAA